GGCAACATGGACCTGCTCGTCGCGCTCGGCACGTCGGCCGCGTACGGCCTGAGCATCTGGCTGATGCTGCGCGACCCCGGTCGCGCCGCGCACCTGTACTTCGAGGCGTCCGCCGTGATCGTCACGCTCGTGCGCTTCGGTAAATGGCTCGAGGCGCGCGCGAAGCGGCAGACCACCGACGCGATCCGCGCGCTCAACGCGCTGCGCCCCGACCGCGCGCGCATCGTCGAACACGGCGTCGAGCGCGACGTGCCGCTCGCGCAGGTGCGCGTCGGCACCATCGTGCGCGTGCTGCCGGGCGAGCGCGTGCCCGTGGACGGCCGGATCGAGGCGGGCGTCACGCACGTCGACGAATCGCTGATCACGGGCGAAAGCCTGCCGGTTGCGAAGGAGCCGGGCGAGCGCGTGACCGCCGGCTCGATCAACGGCGAAGGCGCGCTCACCGTCGCGACCACCGCGATCGGCGCCGAGACGACGCTCGCGCGCATCATCCGCCTCGTCGAATCCGCGCAGGCCGGGAAAGCGCCGATCCAGCGCCTCGTCGATCGCGTGAGCGCCGTGTTCGTGCCCGCGATCGTCGCGATTGCGTTCGCCACGTTCGCCGGCTGGCTCGCCGCGGGCGCGGGCGCCGAAACGGCGATCCTCAACGCGGTCGCGGTGCTCGTGATCGCGTGCCCGTGCGCGCTCGGCCTCGCGACGCCCGCCGCGATCATGGCGGGCACGGGCGTCGCGGCGCGCCGCGGCGTGCTGATCAAGGACGCGCAGGCGCTCGAGCTCGCGCAGCGCGCGCGCATCGTCGCGTTCGACAAGACCGGTACGCTGACGGAAGGCAAGCCGACCGTCACCGCGTTCGACGCGATCGGCATCCCGCGCGGCGACGCGCTCGCGCTCGCCGCCGCCGTCCAGCGCGACAGCGCGCATCCGCTCGCGCGCGCGGCCGTCGCCGCTTTCGACGACGACGACGACGCGCGCCGCTCGCCGCTTGCCGCCGCGCGCGCCGACACGCCGCGCGCGGTCGCCGGGCGCGGCGTTCAAGCGCGCGTCGACGGCCGCCTCCTCGCGCTCGGCAGCACGCGCTGGCGCGACGAACTCGGCATCGCCGTGCCCGACGACGTCGCGCGCCGCGCGGCGGCGCTCGAGGCGGCGGGCAACACGGTGTCGTGGCTGATGCGCGCCGACGCGCCGCGCGCGGCGCTCGCACTCGTCGCGTTCGGCGACACGGTGAAGCCGCACGCGCGGCGCGCGATCGAGCGGCTCGCGGCGCGCGGCGTCAAGAGCGCGCTCGTCACGGGCGACAACCGCGGCAGCGCGGCGGCCGTCGCCGCGTCGCTCGGCATTGACGAAGTGCACGCGCAGGTGCTGCCGGACGACAAGGCGCGGGTCGTCGCGCAGATGAAGGCGACGGCAGGCGACGGCGTGGTCGCGATGGTCGGCGACGGCATCAACGACGCGCCCGCGCTCGCCGCCGCCGACGTCGGCATCGCGATGGCGACGGGCACCGACGTCGCGATGCACACGGCCGGCATCACGCTGATGCGCGGCGATCCGGCGCTCGTCGCGGACGCGATCGACATCTCGCGCCGCACATACCGGAAAATCCAGCAAAACCTGTTCTGGGCGTTCGTCTACAACCTGGTCGGCATTCCGCTCGCGGCGCTCGGCTGGCTGAATCCGATGATCGCGGGCGCGGCGATGGCGTTCTCGAGCGTGAGCGTCGTGACGAACGCGCTGTTGCTGCGGCGCTGGAAAGGCGACGCGCGCTAAAGCGCGCACGCGCACGGACTGCGCGCCGCGCTTGGGGTGCGTGGCGCACGCGCGCGGCTCACGGCGCGCGTCGACAACCGCTGATAACCGGTGATAACCGCCGACAACCGGCGACAAATTGCGACACGGCCGCGAGCGCGGCTGCGCTAGACTCCACGCATCGACAAGCACGACGGCGACGACACGCGCCGCCTCTGAAACCGCATGACCGCATCCACCGCCCGGCGCTCGCCGACGCCCGCGACGCCTCCGCGCCGCACCGGCCGCCACCTGCTCGCCGCGCTCGCCGTCGCGCTGATCGGCCTTCCACACGCGCACGCCGAAATCCGCTGCGGCTGGCTGCAGAATCCGACGCCCGGCAACTGGTGGCTCGACGACCGCACCGGCTCGTGGACGCTCAGCACGATGGGCGGCCCCGAAGCCGAAGGAATGGACCTGATTCCCGACATGGCGGGCAATCAATACGTCGAAACCAACGGCCCGCACGGCTATGCCTGCGCGTGTCTCACGGTGGTCACCACCAAGCCGGAACGGCGGATCGTGAAGGTGCTGAAGGCGAAGCAGTTGCCGCTTTCGCGGTGCCGGCGCGACAAGCGGCTCAAGGAGCCGGAGTAATCGGGCGAACGGAACGCGAACGAACCGCGAACGGAACGCGCATCGGGAACGTGACGGAACGCGCGCGGCGTCGCGCCGTCGTCGCGAACGCCGGGCCGGATGCCGGATCGACCGCGTCGCATCGAAGCCCCTGACGCGCCCCGATCGATGCCCGGCGCCGCACGACGCGCGCGGACGCGTCCCGCGACGCGCCGCACACGTGCCGGCCGCGCAAGCGCCCGATCAGGGCGATTCGATCGACTTGACGAACGTCGTCGTCGCGGCGGCGAAGCCCAGCTCGCGATACAGCGCGAGCGCGGCCGTGTTGTGATTGAACACCGACAAGCCGATCTCGCTCACGTGCAACTGCCGTGCATCGTCTTCGAGCGCCTGCAGCACGCGCGTCGCCCACCCCTGGCGGCGAAAGGCGGGCTCGATTTCGAGATCGTAGATGAACAGCGACCGATGCGGCCCTTCGGTAACGACGCCATACCACAGGTGGCCGAGCACGGCGCCGCCGGCGGATTCGCTCAGCGTCAGCAGCACCTGATCGTCGGTGAGAAGCCCATCCGGCAGCAGCGTATCGATGCACGCGAGCGCGCGTTCGTCGGCTTCGTCGGGCGCGCTCTGGCCGGATTCGATCAGATCGCGCGCGTAGCCTCGCGCGGCATGCTGGCGGTATTCGCGGAATTCCGTCTGGGTCATCGGACGCATCTGCAACATGCCGCACCTGTTCGAAGAAGCGGGTCTATCAGTCAGTGTAGCGGGCGACGCGGGATTGCGCGAATCGGAATTCGCTTGCCGGTGACGGGCGGGTTCGGAGCCGGCTATTCGCTTGTCGCGTTCGGCGCCGGCGTCGCGAGCGCGCGTCTGCCGCTCGCGTCGAACGCGGGAGAAAGTCCCGCGCAGGCGGGCGGCGGCGGTCTCGCCGATCGGAGCGTTTCGATAGTCGGCGCGCCGGCAACCGGCAAGCGATGCGGTGTCGTTCGATGGCGATGCCCGGCGCCGCATTCGGCGGCTTCGGCATGCCGACGGGGGATTGGTCCGCGGCTCGCGATCGTCACGATTCGAGAGGTTGCCCGGCGCGCTTTCGGGCTCGCGGCTCGTCGCGGCTCGCCGCCGCGATGGCCTTCGCGATCGGCCTGCCGGCGCCGCTCGGCGGCGCGGTCGCGCAATTCAACGAGAAGTCGGCGACGTTCGCCGCCGGCGCTGTGCGCGGCGCCGCCGCGATTGCCGCCGTGATCGGCCTCCATCGCGACGGGGCAGTTGCGCCGTCAATGCCGCGCCGGCGAAGCCGCACGCGACGGTTCGCGTCGCCGGCACGATAGCGGCCGCCGCACGGTCGCCCACAGCCGGACGCTCGGCCGGCAAGGGCGCGGCAGCGGTTTGCGGCGGCACGGCGAGGCGCGCCCGTCGATTCGTGCCGGCGCAGGCGCTCCGCGCACGGCCTCGACGCCGTCGGCCTGGCGGCAGACTAATTCGCCGCCGCAACGCCAATCGGGGCCGCTGCGGCGGCCGTCATCGAATCCGATATCGCACGCCATTCGCCGACGCGCGCCCGAACCGCGACGTCCGGGGCGCGTATGCGCCGTCGGCAAGAATCAGCGGCGGATCAGGCCGACTTGCGAGACGTGCGACTTGCGCACGCGCTCCGCCTCGGCGTGGCGGGCCTTGTACGAATAGTCGGCGTCGAGCGGCAGATGCGGCGACGTGAAAAGGTCTTCGATCTTTTGAAGCAGCGCGAAGATGAGGCTCATTTGCGACTCCTGTCAGCTAACGTCTAGGGTTTTCCCTTAGATGTAATTCTAGGGGTTTTCCCTAGGAACATCTAGTGCGTCGCAGCAAAAATCTCGCAAATCGCCCTTTTCCGCCGTGAATGGAGCCGGCTCGTTGCGACGTCGCAACAGACGTGCGTCATCGCGCCGCAGAAGTCCGGTGCGTCCCTTTTTTTCATTCAGCGCCGGCGGCGCGGGGCGTGCATCCGCTTGACCGGCGTCGCGGTGCTCGACAGACGGCTCGTCAGGCGATCGACCTGCGCACCGAGTTCATCCTGGCGCTGCGACAGCGTCGCGATCGTCGCGTCGCGGGTCGCCTGCGCGGCAACCAGCCTGTCGATTCGTTGCTGCGTTGCAGCATACTGATCGCGCTGCCGCGACATTTGCACCGCCTGAGCGATCAACACGGCGAGCGTGACGAGCAGAACCACCGCGAGCGCGAGCAGTAGGCGGTTCACCCGGCGCATCTGCGCATCGGCCGCCCGGCGCAGGTCGAGCGTTTCCGATTGAAGCGCGCGGACCCGGTCGGCAAGCGGCCGCAGGTGCGCGTCGAGATCGGCTGGGGCGGCGGGCGAAGCCGACGGTGAGGGAGCCGTATGCGGCGCGCTCCGGCGATCGCGGGCACCAGCCGATATGGACGCGCCGGACGACGCGGAAGGTGCAACCGGCGTGGGCAACGTGGGCGATGCGGACGGCGACGACGGCGCGTGCGGCATCGACGCCGCAGTAGCCGCAGATGACGCCGACGACATGGGCGACGCGGTAGACGCGGCCGAGACGGCGGACTGGAGCGACGCGTCGGCGCCGTCGGCGGCGCCACCGGAACGATCGGCACGGCCGGCCACATAGCCGTTCGACGCGGCCGGTTTTGCGGTGCCGCCCGCGTCAGGCGCCCTTCGGGATTTCGACGCCGCCGCAGGCGCGTCGATTGCCGCATCGGCCGCCGCGCGGCCCGCGAGCGGCAATGCCGGCTGCGGGCTTTCCGAACTCGAATCGGCTCGAGCCGGGTTTGCCGGCTCGCGATCCGTCGCCGCCACGGCTTCGGCCGCCGGGTCAGGCGCCGCCGCGTCCCGACTCGCCACGGGCCCAGCCGGCGCACCGCGAGCCGCGCTAGCCGGGACACCTCGACTTCCCGCCGCTTCGCCTCCGACCGCCCGGCCTCCAGCCGCCCCGCCGTCCGAAACCTCGCCTTCGCCCGCGCGGCCTTCACGCGCACCGCGTTCGGCCGCCGGCCTGTCGCTGTCCGAGCGGCGCGCGGACGGGCGGCGCGAACGCGGCGGCCGGGCAGCCGTCGCGTCGTCGGTGCCGGACGTCGTCACCATCGGCTCGGATGCGCCGGCCGCGGGCCCGTTGCGTCGCCGCGCCTGCGTGTCCGCCAACGCGGGCTCGCTGGAACCCGCCTCGGCGCCCGCGCCTTCGTCCGCCGCAGCCGCGGCCCGCGGGCGCTCGTGCGCCGCTTCGGCGGCGGCGCGCCCGTCGGCGTCACGTTGCGCGTCCCGCGTATCCGCCGCCTGCGCTTCTGCGAATCCGCTCAGCAGATCCGCCTGTTCGCCGGCCGGCTGCGCCCCGCGCACCGTCGCACGCGCGGCGCGCGCGCTGGCGTCGCGCCGCGACTGTTCGAAGCCATCGAGCCGGCGCGGTTGCGCGCCCGCCGCGTCTCGTTCGGCGTCTCGTTCGGCGTCTCGTTCGGCGTCTCGTTCGGCGTCTCGTTCGGCGCCGTCGACGGCCGCGCCGGCGGCCGCCTCGCCCGTCACCTCGTCGTTTCCTGCGGCGGCGCCGAACAGATCGAGCGTGCGCTCGTCGCGAAACGCGTCGCGCGCGGCGGCGTCGCCGCCGGGGCGGGCCGCCGCGCGCGACTGCACGCGGCCGCTCGCCGCTGCGGCGCGCGGCCGCCGCTTGGTCGTGGGCGAACGGGAAGAACGGGGACGTGAGGATGCTGCGGAATCGGTCATGGATCGTTCAGCGGCGCGCCGCACGCGCGCCTGACTCGGCTTCGAGCAATTTCGGGAAGGCGGCATTGTCTCACGCCCGCCGCGCGAGCCCGCGCGTCAATCGTCCGGCAAGCCGCTCTTCTGCTCGGCAAAACCTTTCACGCCCGGCAACTGCCGCAGCCGCGCGCAAATGCTGCCGTATTCGGCGTCCGACACGCGGCCGAGCGCGATCGTCACTTCGTCGCTGTCCGCCGCATCCTCGCTCTGCTGGACGATGAAGCGCTTGACGCGCGCGCTGTCGACGCCGAGCGCCGCGTGCAGCGAATCGAACGTCAGCGTGCCGCGCTCGACGAGCAGCACGAGATGGCGGCGCTGGCGCACGGTCAGGTAGCGGCGCTCGAGCGGCTTGATGCCGGCAAGGATCACGAGAATGATGACCGTCGCCGCGATCGCCGCCGCGTACAGCCCGCCGCCCACCGCGAGCCCGACGGCCGCGACCGACCACAGGCTCGCGGCCGTCGTCAGCCCGCGGACGATCTCGCCGCGCAGCAGGATCGACCCCGCGCCGAGAAAGCCGATTCCCGACACGACCTGCGCGGCCATCCGCGACGGATCGAGGTCGACGTGCGCCTGGCCGAGCACGTCGGCGAAGCCGAACGCCGACACGATCATGATGAGCGCCGAGCCCACGCACACGAGCATGTGCGTGCGCAGCCCGGCCGCCCAAGACAGGCGCTCGCGCTCGATGCCGATCACGCTGCCGAGCGCCGCCGCGAGAATCAGCCGCATGATGAGTTCGACGTTGTTCAACATCCATGCTCTCCCATGTTCGACGGCGGCGGGC
The nucleotide sequence above comes from Burkholderia thailandensis E264. Encoded proteins:
- a CDS encoding heavy metal translocating P-type ATPase, whose translation is MTKLFAPAAPVTTTLLVEGMHCGGCTSRVEQALARVPGVTGAAADLAAGTATVDAASAIDAARLIDALGAAGYRATVATTRAACWDAQARHEGPRDEDGDDTAVAPRAATITLTIGGMTCGGCARRVEQALANAPGVTAAKVDFATTSAEADVAHDVDPRTLVAAVERAGYRAQVVRGAHADAAPAPAARPLDDAGRSHAPPAVLAADESAAAPPAPAATTKTFELDIGGMTCASCAGRVEKALSQVPGVARAAVNLATEQATVEADAHVDAARLIDAVQQAGYRASPIGTASTPSCATASATAHRPASPGADERKLAEARRERALVIASAVLSAPLALPMFAAPFGVDAALPAWLQLALASIVQFGFGARFYRAAWHALKARAGNMDLLVALGTSAAYGLSIWLMLRDPGRAAHLYFEASAVIVTLVRFGKWLEARAKRQTTDAIRALNALRPDRARIVEHGVERDVPLAQVRVGTIVRVLPGERVPVDGRIEAGVTHVDESLITGESLPVAKEPGERVTAGSINGEGALTVATTAIGAETTLARIIRLVESAQAGKAPIQRLVDRVSAVFVPAIVAIAFATFAGWLAAGAGAETAILNAVAVLVIACPCALGLATPAAIMAGTGVAARRGVLIKDAQALELAQRARIVAFDKTGTLTEGKPTVTAFDAIGIPRGDALALAAAVQRDSAHPLARAAVAAFDDDDDARRSPLAAARADTPRAVAGRGVQARVDGRLLALGSTRWRDELGIAVPDDVARRAAALEAAGNTVSWLMRADAPRAALALVAFGDTVKPHARRAIERLAARGVKSALVTGDNRGSAAAVAASLGIDEVHAQVLPDDKARVVAQMKATAGDGVVAMVGDGINDAPALAAADVGIAMATGTDVAMHTAGITLMRGDPALVADAIDISRRTYRKIQQNLFWAFVYNLVGIPLAALGWLNPMIAGAAMAFSSVSVVTNALLLRRWKGDAR
- a CDS encoding DUF4087 domain-containing protein, with amino-acid sequence MTASTARRSPTPATPPRRTGRHLLAALAVALIGLPHAHAEIRCGWLQNPTPGNWWLDDRTGSWTLSTMGGPEAEGMDLIPDMAGNQYVETNGPHGYACACLTVVTTKPERRIVKVLKAKQLPLSRCRRDKRLKEPE
- a CDS encoding GNAT family N-acetyltransferase; the encoded protein is MLQMRPMTQTEFREYRQHAARGYARDLIESGQSAPDEADERALACIDTLLPDGLLTDDQVLLTLSESAGGAVLGHLWYGVVTEGPHRSLFIYDLEIEPAFRRQGWATRVLQALEDDARQLHVSEIGLSVFNHNTAALALYRELGFAAATTTFVKSIESP
- a CDS encoding MgtC/SapB family protein, yielding MLNNVELIMRLILAAALGSVIGIERERLSWAAGLRTHMLVCVGSALIMIVSAFGFADVLGQAHVDLDPSRMAAQVVSGIGFLGAGSILLRGEIVRGLTTAASLWSVAAVGLAVGGGLYAAAIAATVIILVILAGIKPLERRYLTVRQRRHLVLLVERGTLTFDSLHAALGVDSARVKRFIVQQSEDAADSDEVTIALGRVSDAEYGSICARLRQLPGVKGFAEQKSGLPDD